The Streptomyces puniciscabiei genomic interval CCGACATCCGTACGTCCAGCGCGTCGCAGATGGCGGCGAGCAGCTCGGAGGAAGCCTCCTTCTGCCCCCGCTCCACCTCGGAGAGATAGCCGAGTGAGACTCGGGCGGACGAGGAGACTTCGCGCAGAGTACGGCCCTGGCGTTGGCGCTGCCGACGCAGCACGTCACCCAGCAGGCGACGGAGCAGAATCATCGGTGGCTCCCTCCTCGGACCGCGTAGCCGCATCCTTCTCGCCCCACCGTACCGCCTCGCGCTGCGGCCGTGCGGGGAGCGATGTCGTGTTCACTCAGGGCTGCAAACATCAAAACCCCCCGTTCCGTTCCGTATCCTGTGCCCGCTCATTACCGGTCTGTTCGCCCGCAAGCTGCTCCAGGAGCACTGCGAGTACGCTCCGTACACTCTCCATACGAATTTCCGCACGGCTGCCGTTCAACCGCAGGGCCTCCACTTTTCCGCCAGCGGCGGAACCCGGGCGGTCGGTGAGGGGCCCGTCGACGGCCACGAAAACCGTCCCTACGGGCTTGCCGTCCTGTGGTTCGGGGCCGGCGACTCCGGTCGTCGCGATGCCCCAGTCGGCGCCCAGCGCCTTCCGCACGCCGGCCGCCATCTCGCCCGCGACCTGCGGGTCCACCGCTCCGCGCTGCGCCAGCAGGGCCGCGTCGACGCCGAGCAGCTCATGCTTCAGCTCGGTGGCGTAGGCGGTGACCGAACCCCGGAACACCTTGGACGCTCCGGGGACCGAGGTGATCTCCGCCGCCACCAGGCCACCGGTGAGCGACTCGGCAACAGCGAGGGTCTCGCCCCTCACGGTCAGTAGTCGCACCAGTTCGGTGGCCTTCGAGCTCACGCTTCCTTCTCCTCCAACGCCGCCGCGCGCTCGGCGATTCCCCGCCTGCGCAGCACAATGGCTTGTCTCACGTAGTCGAGTCCGGTGACGACGGTGAGGACGACCGCCGCGGCCATCACCCAGAACCTCAGCGTGGCCAGCCATCCCGTCAGCGCCAGGACGTACATCCCGACCGCGACCCCCTGGGTGAGGGTCTTGAGCTTGCCCCCACGACTGGCCGGGATCACGCCATAGCGAATGACCAGAAATCGCAGCAGCGTAATGCCGAGTTCCCGGCCGAGGATGACGCCCGTCACCCACCAGGGCAGATCGCCCAGGCCCGACAGACAGATCAGCGCCGCCCCCATGATCGCCTTGTCGGCGATGGGGTCGGCGATCTTCCCGAAGTCGGTGACCAGGTTGTAGGTGCGCGCCAGATGCCCGTCGAACAGGTCGGTGATCATGGCGATGGCGAAGGCCGCCCAGGCCAGTGCGCGCCAGGCCGGGTCGTAGCCGCCGTTCGCCAGCATCAGGGCCACGAAGCCGGGCACCAGCACCAGCCGGAGCATGGTCAGCAGATTGGCCACGTTCCAGACGCTGGCCTGGTTGACGGCCGCGGCCGCGATCTTTCCGCCGCGCGCGGGCCTGCCGCCGCTGTCGGGACCTGGAGCAGAACCGGAGACCTCGGACCGAGCGCCGTCGGCAGGGGCGGCGGAACCCCGCGCGCCGTGCGCGCCGGAGGAGCCGCCCGCGGCGGATGCCGGGACTCCGGTCATCTGCCCGCCTCCTCACTACACGCGGGCGAGCCGGCCAGCGGCTCGGCCACCAGGTCGACACCTTCCGTACCGACCACCTTCGCCTCGACCATACGTCCGACGCTCAGGCCGGCGCCGCTCGTGAGCAGGACCTGGCCGTCGGTCTCGGGCGCCTGGTGCGCGGCACGGCCGTACACGCCCTCTTCCTCGTCCACGGACTCGACCAGGACGCGCACCGTGTCGCCGACGCGCTCCTCGGCGCGCTGGGAGACGAGTTCCTCGGCCAGCCGGGACACCCGGGCCAGGCGGTCGGCGACGACGTCCTCGTCGAGCTTGTTGTCGTAGGTCGCCGCTTCCGTGCCCTCCTCGTCGGAGTAGCCGAAGACACCGATGGCGTCCAGGCGGGCGCCGTTCAGGAAGCGCTCCAGCTCGGCGAGGTCGGCCTCGCTCTCGCCGGGGAAGCCGACGATGAAGTTGGAGCGCACGCCGGCCTCGGGCGCCTTGGAGCGGATGGTGTCGAGCAGCTCCAGGAAGCGGTCGGTGTCGCCGAAGCGGCGCATGGCGCGCAGCACGCCGGGCGCGGAGTGCTGGAAGGACAGGTCGAAGTACGGGGCGACCTTCGGGGTGGAGGTCAGCACGTCGATCAGACCCGGGCGCATCTCGGCGGGCTGGAGGTAGCTGACCCGCACCCGCTCGATGCCGTCGACGTCGGCCAGCTCCGGCAGCAGGGACTCCAGCAGGCGGATGTCGCCCAGGTCCTTGCCGTAGGAGGTGTTGTTCTCGGAGACCAGCATGATCTCCTTCACGCCCTGCTCGGCGAGCCACCGCGTCTCGTTGAGCACGTCGCTCGGGCGGCGGGAGATGAAGGAGCCCCGGAAGGACGGGATGGCGCAGAAGGAGCAGCGCCGGTCGCAGCCGGAGGCGAGCTTCACGGAGGCGACCGGGGAGCCGTCGAGGCGGCGGCGCAGCGGCGCGCGGGGGCCGGAGGCGGGCGCGACGCCCTCCGGGAGGTCGGCCGGGGCGTGCCCGGGCAGGGCTACGGACGCGGCCGATTCCTGCCGCTCGGCCGGGGTGATCGGGAGCAGCTTGCGGCGGTCGCGCGGGGTGTGGGAGGCGTGGATGCCGCCGGACAGGATGGTCTGCAGGCGGTCGGAGATGTCCGCGTAGTCGTCGAAGCCGAGCACGCCGTCGGCCTCGGGCAGCGCCTCGGCCAGCTCCTTGCCGTACCGCTCGGCCATGCAGCCCACCGCCACGACGGCCTGGGTTCTGCCATGGTCCTTGAGGTCGTTGGCCTCCAGGAGGGCGTCGACGGAGTCCTTCTTGGCGGCCTCGACGAAGCCACACGTGTTGACCACGGCGACGTCGGCGTCCGCGGCGTCCTCGACGAGCTGCCAGCCGTCCGCCTCCAAACGGCCTGCGAGCTCCTCCGAGTCCACCTCGTTACGGGCGCAGCCGAGTGTGACGAGTGCGACGGTACGGCGTTCAGGCATGGGCTCAAGAGTACTTCGTCTCACTGACAGCCCACGTCGACGGGGTTGGCCGATCTTGGCCAACCCCGTCACATCCGTTCCGCCGCGGGGACGGGCTACCCGGCGACGGGGTCGCCCTTGGTGTAGGTGAGGCGCTCCACCTGGCCCGGCTGGAAGTTGTCGTCGATCTTCTTGCCGTTGACGTACAGCTCGATGGCGCCGGCGTCGCCGAGGATCAGGTTGATCTTGGTGCTGTCCTGGAAGGTCCTGGACTGGCCCTTGTTCAGCAGCCCGTCGAAGAGCATCCGGCCGTTGTGGTCCTTGGCCGAGATCCAGCTGCGTCCGTTGGGGGCGCTGATCTGGACGGTCACCTTGTCCTGGGGTGCGGCGGCGATGGCGCTGTCGGAGGGCGCGGGGCTCGGCGCGGCAGGCTTGTCCTTCTTCGGCGTGGGCGAGGCCGGCCTGCTCGCGGTGGGCGTCCCGCCGCCCTGGGCGACCTGCGACTTCGCGTCGTTCCCGGAACCGCCGCCCTTGACCGCGGTGAAGCCGACGAAGCCGATCACCACGACGATCGCGGCGACCATGGCGGCGGTCCAGTTCGGCCCGCGCCGCTCGGGCCGGATCCGCTCGGCCTCGAACAGGGGGGCTGCCGGGGTGGGGGCGGGACGGCCGCCGTGCTCGGCGTCGTACTGGGCGATCAGGGGCGCGGGATCGAGGTGGACGGCCTTGGCCAGCGTGCGGATGTGGCCGCGGGCGTACACATCGCCGCCGCAGGGCGCGAAGTCGTCCGCCTCGATG includes:
- the rimO gene encoding 30S ribosomal protein S12 methylthiotransferase RimO, whose protein sequence is MPERRTVALVTLGCARNEVDSEELAGRLEADGWQLVEDAADADVAVVNTCGFVEAAKKDSVDALLEANDLKDHGRTQAVVAVGCMAERYGKELAEALPEADGVLGFDDYADISDRLQTILSGGIHASHTPRDRRKLLPITPAERQESAASVALPGHAPADLPEGVAPASGPRAPLRRRLDGSPVASVKLASGCDRRCSFCAIPSFRGSFISRRPSDVLNETRWLAEQGVKEIMLVSENNTSYGKDLGDIRLLESLLPELADVDGIERVRVSYLQPAEMRPGLIDVLTSTPKVAPYFDLSFQHSAPGVLRAMRRFGDTDRFLELLDTIRSKAPEAGVRSNFIVGFPGESEADLAELERFLNGARLDAIGVFGYSDEEGTEAATYDNKLDEDVVADRLARVSRLAEELVSQRAEERVGDTVRVLVESVDEEEGVYGRAAHQAPETDGQVLLTSGAGLSVGRMVEAKVVGTEGVDLVAEPLAGSPACSEEAGR
- a CDS encoding helix-turn-helix domain-containing protein, which encodes MSIGNSPEDERPFQDESQEARVSVGRALQQARIAAGLTVDDVSTATRVRIAIIHAIEADDFAPCGGDVYARGHIRTLAKAVHLDPAPLIAQYDAEHGGRPAPTPAAPLFEAERIRPERRGPNWTAAMVAAIVVVIGFVGFTAVKGGGSGNDAKSQVAQGGGTPTASRPASPTPKKDKPAAPSPAPSDSAIAAAPQDKVTVQISAPNGRSWISAKDHNGRMLFDGLLNKGQSRTFQDSTKINLILGDAGAIELYVNGKKIDDNFQPGQVERLTYTKGDPVAG
- a CDS encoding helix-turn-helix domain-containing protein yields the protein MILLRRLLGDVLRRQRQRQGRTLREVSSSARVSLGYLSEVERGQKEASSELLAAICDALDVRMSELMREVSDELALAELAQSAAATEPMPTPVRPMLGSVSVTGVPPERVTIKAPAEAVDVVAA
- a CDS encoding CinA family protein, with the translated sequence MSSKATELVRLLTVRGETLAVAESLTGGLVAAEITSVPGASKVFRGSVTAYATELKHELLGVDAALLAQRGAVDPQVAGEMAAGVRKALGADWGIATTGVAGPEPQDGKPVGTVFVAVDGPLTDRPGSAAGGKVEALRLNGSRAEIRMESVRSVLAVLLEQLAGEQTGNERAQDTERNGGF
- the pgsA gene encoding CDP-diacylglycerol--glycerol-3-phosphate 3-phosphatidyltransferase, with protein sequence MTGVPASAAGGSSGAHGARGSAAPADGARSEVSGSAPGPDSGGRPARGGKIAAAAVNQASVWNVANLLTMLRLVLVPGFVALMLANGGYDPAWRALAWAAFAIAMITDLFDGHLARTYNLVTDFGKIADPIADKAIMGAALICLSGLGDLPWWVTGVILGRELGITLLRFLVIRYGVIPASRGGKLKTLTQGVAVGMYVLALTGWLATLRFWVMAAAVVLTVVTGLDYVRQAIVLRRRGIAERAAALEEKEA